In a genomic window of Holophagales bacterium:
- a CDS encoding SMI1/KNR4 family protein, translating to MNWESKLAKLRGLEGEREELAIIFGSAPSASAEALDAIRRDVAGVPAEYIDFLRQTDGLQIDMNVLAGSGGSGFPSLKRLDARWRPVIGERGGCVVGEDAAGAAFLVTPSGAISLVDADPPHRVRTIASSFEEFLGEVLLGPRYQDLFPNGLYEGNEWWPLLRAEGWA from the coding sequence ATGAACTGGGAATCAAAACTGGCGAAGCTCCGGGGTCTTGAGGGCGAACGGGAGGAGCTTGCGATCATCTTCGGGAGCGCGCCGAGTGCCTCCGCTGAGGCTCTCGATGCGATTCGACGTGACGTTGCAGGCGTGCCTGCGGAGTACATCGACTTCCTTCGTCAGACCGATGGTCTTCAGATCGACATGAATGTCCTCGCAGGCTCTGGAGGATCGGGTTTCCCGAGTCTGAAGCGGCTCGATGCCAGATGGCGACCGGTGATCGGAGAGCGGGGCGGTTGCGTTGTCGGCGAGGACGCAGCGGGCGCCGCATTCCTGGTGACACCGAGCGGGGCGATTTCCTTGGTCGATGCCGACCCACCACATAGGGTGAGGACGATTGCGAGTAGTTTCGAGGAGTTTCTCGGCGAGGTCCTCCTTGGGCCGCGATACCAGGATCTCTTCCCGAATGGGCTTTACGAGGGGAACGAGTGGTGGCCCCTGCTCAGAGCCGAGGGCTGGGCGTAG